The DNA segment GTCCAGGTGCGAGAAGCTCCACTCCTCGGATGTGCCCTCTCCCAGTTGCTCCGCATGTGGATAGAGCAGGTCCGCCAGGTGGATGGTCGAATGGAAGAGGTCTTCGGCGTTCTCCGCTGCATCCATGAACAAGCCCTCAAACGAGGAATATCAGATAGTCACGGATGGTGGCACATGGGTCTGACATCACCTTCGCGAAGAAGGGGGCGGTGTTCGTAAGTGCGACACGGTGGGTTCGAATCCTGCCGCCCCTGGCGCTCACGCAGTGGCCTTCGTGCTATTCCTGCTTTTGCTGCTCTTGGACTGTCACAACTTCCTGCGGGGTGACCATTGCGCCAGGGGAGACCCATGCTTCAGAACCCAAGCAAGTCTTTGTCGACTCGAGCCCCTCCTCAGCGCCAGCTTCGTTGGATTGGCAGGATCCGCCCCTCTAGCGCGCGGATTCACAAGAAGCCGCACAGGAATCCCCAAGGTCAAATTCACGATGTCGTCGTCGACCTCCCGATGGGTACCCGCGTGACGGTGATTGGCAAGGAAGGAGCGAACTTGCATGTCCAGGCAATGCAGGGTGGTAAAGCCTACGACGGATATGTCTCGCAGGAATTGGTCGAGCATCTTTCGCCCAGTGCTCCTGGATTCGAGGAGTCCCTGGCCGCCAAGGATTGGCCAGCGGCAGCGCAGCACCTCAGCAAGCTTCAAAGAACCGAGATTGATGATTTATTGAAGTTATGCAGCGCAAGTGAGCTCGCGCACCTGACCCTGGGCGTGCTTTCCTCCAAGCCGGGCCCGTATCAACGTGTCTCCGAAGCCATCGCACGCTTGAACTTTGCCGCCTCGATTGCGGGAACGCAGTTGTGGCTCGCGCAGAGCGCCCTCGAATCAGAGCAGGCAAAGTTCCAGGTGAAAGTGATTGCTCGTGAAGCCTGGGGGGCCCTTCCGCCGGACAAAGGCAAAGGATGGGACGAATATCCCTCAAACACACACCTGCCGCTCACCCGCATTGTCGTCCATCATACTGCCGACCCGCTGGGGCAGACCGTCAAGGACCTGGAGAGCAAGGAGCGAAAAGCGGGCTATGCTGATATGCCATATCACTTCGTCATCGCCAGGAATGGTGAGATCTACGAGGGACGCAGGATCAATATCGTGGGCGCCCATGCAGGGGAGTTCAAGAATAACAAAGACATTACCAAGGATCCTGACTATGGGGCTATTGGCATTGTTCTGACTGGCGACTTCGAGAGTAGGATGGAGAATGGATGGTCGCCAGATAAACCCACGCAGGCACAACTCACCAGCCTGCAACGGCTCCTCAGTCATCTTGTATGGAAGTATAGCCTTTCCCCTGATTCCATCTTGAAGCATTCTGAGGTCAAGCGGGATGGCAAGCCAAAGGTCTGCCCGGGTGAACACCTGAGCTCTTATGTGGATCTTGGCAAGACAGTCGCGCGCCAGGCACTGAAAAGGCTGAAGGCCGCCGAAGATGAGTTCCAGGCCGCCGAGCAGCGTGCGTCGACGCTCAAGCTCAAATAGGATGATGGGATGGACACGGGCGACACCAATACCGCGCTAAGGCGCATGGAGGCCGAGCAACAACGGCTCCGCCTGCAGGTTCGCTGGCTGAGCATTTTGCTGGTCAGTTCGCTCGCTCTGTTTCTGGTGGGTGAGTGGCTCCGGTGGAAGAGCTTGTTGGGCGCACCTGGTGAGAGGCCAAGTGAACTGCGGGTGTCGCGCCTGATCATCCAGGATGAGCAAGGGCGGGTACGGGGGGAGTTGGGGCTCATGCCAGGTGCGCAAGAGCCCTCCTTGGCGCTCTATCATCCGCAAGGACAACGCTGGGCCTCACTCGCCATGGCGACCCCACCCGGCGCGCCACCTGCGCACCAGAGTGCTTCACTTTCTCTCCACGATGAATCAGGCAAGGCTCGGATCTTCCTGGGGGCTTCCGGCCGCGACAATGGCCTGGTCCTCTACGAATCCGAGGGGCATCCAGGCCTTGCCTTGTATCTTGATACAGACTCCCAAGGCCTGGTCATCAGGGGGAGCGACGCACCGCGGATACAACTCAGGTACACAGAACACGATGATGCCCGCCTCTCCGAACTCATCTTCCGGGATGATCAGAGCAGGCCGCAGGCTGCTCTGCAGGGAGGAGGCGGGGGAGGGGCCTTGAACATCTACCGCCCCGATGGCGAAAGCGCCTTCCGGACGCCCTGACACTGAGAGAGAGAGCAGTTCCGTGAAGCACGGCGGGATGGGCTGGAACAGAGCGGACGCGGCGGGATATCGACGCTGAGGCACTCCGCGACGCGCCAGAGAACACCTTGTCTCCGCGGTCTCCAACGCGAGCCGCTGGGTGACCTCCCTGCACACGGCTTGCACCTGCTGCACGGTGTCCGCGTAGGCGAGCACAGGATGGCCGCGCCGGAGAGCGCCGTGCCCGTGCCCCTTGCTGACTCCAGGACAGCACGGGTCCGCGACAGCGCACCGCGTGAGTCCACCCCCGGGGTCCGTTGGAGTAGACTCCCCGGCTCCATGGAGCGGACCGGCGCGGCGGCGATCATCATTGGCAACGAGGTCCTCACCGCGAAGGTGAAGGACGAGAATGGCCCCCACCTCATCCAGCGGCTGCGGGAGCTGGGCATCCCGCTCGTCTCGGTGGAGACCATCCTGGATGACGTGGACGCCATCGTGGACGCGGTGTCCCGCGCCCGGCGCAAGGCCCGCTACGTCTTCACCAGCGGCGGCATTGGTCCCACCCATGACGACGTCACCGTGCGCGCGGTGGCGCTCGCGCTGGGCCGGCCCGTGGTGCGCTTGCCGGAGATGGTGTCGGCCATCCAGGCCCGCGCGGGCACGTCGCCGGTGACGCCTGAGTCGCTGCGCCTGGCGGATGCTCCCGAGGGCGCGGTGCTCCTGGCCCAGCCGGGCATGTGGTTCCCGGTGCTGACAGTGGGGGACATGTTCCTGCTGCCCGGGGTGCCGCAGCTCTTCCGGCTGCAGCTGGAGACGGTGCTCTCACGGCTGAGCGGTACGCCGGTGCACCTGGTCAACCTGTACTTCAATCTGGGCGAGAGCGCCCTGGCCGCCGTGCTGGACCGCGTGGCGCTGGACATGCCCCACGTGGCCATCGGCTCCTATCCCGTCTTCGACGCGGCCATGGACTACCGCGTGAAGGTGACGGTGGAGGCCCCGGAGCGGGCCCACGTGGACGATGCCGTGGGCCGGCTGCTCGCGGGGTTCCCGGCGGACTCGCTGGTCCGCCGGGAGTAGCGCGGCGGACTACAGCGACAGGCCGATGCGCTGACGCAGGCGGAAGAAGTCGTCCGTCAGCAGCCACGACAGCAGGGCCTTCAGGTCCGCGCGCTCGCGCACCGCCTTGAGGATGTCGTCGGTGGTGCCGTCCTGGCGGTTGGCCACCACGTTCGGATCCTCGCGCAGCACCATGGTGAGGCCCACGGACGGGTCGCCGCAGACGAGCAGGCCCGCGCGGTCCGCCGAGAAGCCGAGCGCGTCCACCACCGTCGCGACGTCGATCTTCGACTGCTCGGACAGCGTCTGCGCGGGGCCTTCCGAGGCCTTCATCGCCTTGCGGTTGAAGGCCTTCTTGAGCTGCTTCGTCATCTCGTCGTTGCGCCGGCCCAGGCCGTTGAACTGCTGCGCGTGGACGCGGATGGCGTTGCCGAACAGGTCCACGGTCTCGCCCTGGGACAGCTTGGAGAGGACGGCCGTCTTGTTGAGCAGGCCCAGCACCGCCTTGCCGATGAGGAACTTCTGCTCACGGGCGTTGAAGCGGCGCACCACGTCCTGGCCCACGCACAGGGACAGGGGCTCCGTCGTCTCCGGCTGCAACATGCCGCGCCGGGCGAGGTAGACCTCGAACTCCTCCACGCCGAAGGTCTGCGCCACCGCGCGCACGGCCTTGAACACGGCCGAGTCCGGCTTGAGCTTGTCCTGCTTCGGGTTGACGCCGAGCATCTCGAACTGCGGCGGGTACACCTTGCCCAGGTGCTCACCCATGGCGCGCAGCAGGTCCGTCAGCGGGCCGCGCGCGGCCGGGTGCATGAGGACGGTGTCCACGTCCGCGGCGGGCAGCGCTTCACGCGGCTCCTGCGGCTGCCGGGCGCGGGCCTCCGAGTAGAAGGCCTGCTCCACCTCGTTGGTGGCGCGCATGAAGGTCAGCACCGCGGCGACGGCGAACGTCTTGTCCTGCTGCTTCTGGGCATCCCACAGCTTGAACAGCGCATGCAGGCTGTCCACGCGAGCGGGGTCCTGCCGCAGGATCTGACGGTGCTCTTCGATGGCGAGCGGGAAGCTGGCCATGTCGCGGCCATACAGATCCGCCAGCGCGGCGCGCGCCTGGAGGTTCTGTGGGTCCTGCTCCACCAGCTGCCGGTAGATGACGGTGGCGCGAGCCGGCTCGGTCAGGGGGCCCGCGTAGAAGCTCGCCACGCGCATGCGCAGGGACGCCGCGCGCTTGACGTCCGTGGACGCGGTGGCGGCCGCCTGGGCCTCCAGCATCTGCGCCAGCTCCGGCAGGTTGCGCTGGCGCTCGTAGAGGGCCACCAGCCGGTCCACCAGCGCGGGCTCGCCCGGCGTCAGCTCCAGTGCCTTCTTGTAGAGCGCCGTGGCGGAGGCGACGTCGCCCAGGCCCTCTTCGTGGATGCGCGCCAGCTCCACGGTGAAGCGCGCGCGGGCGTCGTTGGGCAGGTCCTGATCCAACAGCCGCCGCAGGCAGTCCACCGCGCCGCCGAAGTTGCGGCCCTGCGCGTACACCGTGGCCAGCCGCTCCAGCGCCTCCGGGTGGCGGGGCAGGGTGGCCAGCGCCGTCTGGAGGTGCGCCGCCGCGCGGCCCGGGTCGTTGAGGTGCTGCTGGTAGAGCGCGCCCAGCGTCAGGTGGTGCTGCGCGAGCACGCGAGGGTCACCGCCCTGCTGCACGCGCTGGCCGAGCATCTGCGCGGCCTCCGCGTACTGCTGCGCCTCCAGGAGGAGCAGGCCGCGAGTCTCCAGTGCGTCGGGGAAGCCGGGCTTGGCCGCCAGGGCCTTCTCCAGCACCTCGAGCGCACGGGCCCGGTCACCCAGGGCCACGTTGTGCAGCCGGGCCGCGGTGACGTACGCCGCCGCGGCGGCCTCCACGTCGCGCTGCGCGAGCCGGGCCTCCGCGCGCCGCTCGTGCAGGGCCGCGAGGTCGGAGGAACCGCCGCGCTGCGCGAGCAGCTCCTCCAGGCCGGTGGCCGCGCCCGGGTGCAGCGGGTCGCGCTCCAGCGCCAGGCGGTAGAGGGCCGAGGCGCCGTCCGGATCGTTGAGCTTCTGGGCCGCGAGCTTCGCGGCGGCGACGAAGCCCTCGATGGCGCTCTTGGTGTCGCGGCTCGCGCGGGCCTCGGTCTCCATCATGGTGCGCGCGGTGGCGAAGTCGCCCCGGCGCAGGGCCACGCGGCGGGCGCCCTGGAGCGCGGGGAGGCACTGCGCCTGGAGCTCCAGCGCCTGCAGGTACAGCGCGGCGGCCTGCTCCTGGTCGGGGTTCTTCTCCGCCAGCTCGGCGGCGCGCAGGAGCAGCTCCAGCGCCTCCGTGGCGTCGGTGGTGACGGCCAGCCGCATGCCGTACATGCGCGACAGGCCGGCGGTGTCACCGCTCTGGCGCAGCACGCGCTCCAGACCGAAGGCGAGGCGCGCATCGGAAGGGTCCGCGTCGAAGGCGCGCTGGTAGACCTCCAGGGTGCGCTCGGAGGGCGGGCCCTTCTCTTGATCCGCGGCGGCCAGGATGCGCAGGGCGCTGGACAGGCGCGTGTCGGTGACGCGCTCGGCGATGCGGGCGCGCAGCTCCGCGCGGCGGACGCGGTCCGACACGCGGATGCGCTCCAGCAGCATGAGGGCGGTGAGGTTGCCGGCCTCCAGGCCCAGCACGGACTCGCAGCACTGCGCGGCGCGGGACGGCTCCTGGAAGCGGTCCAGGTACAGCCGCGCGAGCTTGAGGTACGCCGTCACCTTGGCCGAGGGCGTCTGGCCCACCTGCGTCTCGCGGTCGAGGATGGACACCAGCTCCTTCACGTTGTCCTGCGCGACGTACAGGCGCTCCAGCGCGCGCAGCGTGGCGGCGTGGCCCGGCGTGAGGCGAAGGACTTCCTGGTAGCCCTCGATGGCCAGCTCCGGGCGGCCCAGCTGGTCCTCCCAGATGGCGGCGGCCTGGTAGAGCGCGTTGGCGCGCTCCAGCGGATCCGTGCGGTTGGCGGCGTCCGCGCGCAGCACCTCCACCAGGCTCTCCCACGCCTCGTGGGCGCGGTGGATGCGGGCGAGCGCGCGCAGCGCCGGGAAGTAGCTGGGCGCCAGCATCAGCGCCTCCTGGTACGACGCCAGGGCCTCGTTCTCCTGCTTGAGGCGGTGCTCGTATAGCTCGCCGATCTTGTAGATGAGCGCGGCGGCCGCGTCGGTGGAGGGAGAGATCTCCGACTCCGCGCGGTACATGTCGATGAGCTTCTCCCACCGGGTGTCCTGCGCGTACAGCCGGCCCAGGGCCTTGAGCGCGGGCAGGTACGAGGGCGACAGCGCGAGCACGCGCTCATACGCGGTGATGGCGCCCACGCGGTCCTTCAGGTGCTCGTCGAGGATCTCCGCGTTGCGGTGGAGCAGCGACAGCACCTGCTTGGTGTCCCCGGCGAACGACGCCTCCAGGTCGTTGGTCTCCAGCAGCTCACGGAAGCGTCCGGCGCGCTCGTAGAGGCGGGCCAGGTTGCGCAGCGTGGGCAGGTGATCCGACGCCAGGTCGAGGATGCGCTTCATGCACTCGATGGCGTGGTCCAGGTCACCCAGGCGGTCCTCGTAGATGACCGCCATCTTGTTGAGCGTGGTGATGACCTGATCGCGGTCGGACGTCTGGAGCAGGTCCTGCTCGAACATCGACACCAGCTCCGCGAAGCGGCCCTGGCGCTCGTAGAGGCGGGTGAGGGCCTTCTGCGCTGGGAGGTAGCCCGGCTGGAGCTGGAGGCACGCGTTGTAGCGCGCGATGGCGTCCTCCTGGCGGCTCAGGCGCTCCTCCAAAATCTCGGCCGCTTTGTACATGCGCGCGGCCTTGCCCTTGGCGTCCTCTGCGGCGGTGACCTCCGCGTCGAAGACGGCGACGAGGCCTTCCCAGTTCTTCATCCGGTACGACAGCTTGCCCAGGCCCGCGAGCGCGGCGGCGTGGCTGGGGATGCGGGCGAGGATGGCCTGGTAGCGGGCGGCGGCCTCCTGGTCGCGCTTGAGGTCGTCCTCGTACAACGCGGCGAGGCGCAGGTTGATGGCGACGAGCTCGCTCTCGTCGTTGATGGAGCCCACCCACGCGAGCAGCACGTCGGCCAGCTCCTCGAAGCGGCCTTGGGTCTCGTAGATGCCGGCGAGCGCGTTCAACACGAGCGGCTCATGAGGGCTCACGCGGCGCGCGGCGAGCAGCGCGGACAGCGCGTCGTCCTTGCGGCCCAGGCGGTCATGCACCTTGGCGATGTGGAGGTACGCGGGAGCGCCCTGGGAGCCCTGGCCCTTGGCCTCGGAGAGGAGGGCGGAGAGGAGCTCGTCGGTGCGGCCCTCGCGCTCGGCGACGCGCTTGACGGCGGCCTGGAGCAGCGGGTCGGAGCGGTCGAGCGCGAAGGCCTCACGGAACGCAGCGGCGGCGGCATCTTTCTGCTTGAGGCGCTCCTCCAACAGCATGCCCGCGGAGGTGAGGTAGTGGGCGCGCAGGGACGGCGGGACGACGGCGGTGGCGAGCAGCCGGTAGATCTCCACCAGCGCGCCCGCGTCGTTGCGCGAGGCGTAGACGGACTCCAGCTGGGTGAGGAGGGTGACGTCGGTGGGCTTGCGGTCCAGGGCCTGGCGCAGGGCATCCGCGGCGTCGTTGTCGCGGGACAGGCG comes from the Corallococcus exiguus genome and includes:
- a CDS encoding tetratricopeptide repeat protein, whose protein sequence is MSESNDVTRPSSSASVPPPGAPEAGAAQTLAQNVSTLPAPVPQASAEDDARERIASMEREAKALATTEPQTAALLFHEVGLLWEEPLKNPRNAAVAFQNAYKLAPRFLANIRAARRLFADVGNWQMVVQLIDAELIAAEDPRQQAALLFEKGQILEERLSRDNDAADALRQALDRKPTDVTLLTQLESVYASRNDAGALVEIYRLLATAVVPPSLRAHYLTSAGMLLEERLKQKDAAAAAFREAFALDRSDPLLQAAVKRVAEREGRTDELLSALLSEAKGQGSQGAPAYLHIAKVHDRLGRKDDALSALLAARRVSPHEPLVLNALAGIYETQGRFEELADVLLAWVGSINDESELVAINLRLAALYEDDLKRDQEAAARYQAILARIPSHAAALAGLGKLSYRMKNWEGLVAVFDAEVTAAEDAKGKAARMYKAAEILEERLSRQEDAIARYNACLQLQPGYLPAQKALTRLYERQGRFAELVSMFEQDLLQTSDRDQVITTLNKMAVIYEDRLGDLDHAIECMKRILDLASDHLPTLRNLARLYERAGRFRELLETNDLEASFAGDTKQVLSLLHRNAEILDEHLKDRVGAITAYERVLALSPSYLPALKALGRLYAQDTRWEKLIDMYRAESEISPSTDAAAALIYKIGELYEHRLKQENEALASYQEALMLAPSYFPALRALARIHRAHEAWESLVEVLRADAANRTDPLERANALYQAAAIWEDQLGRPELAIEGYQEVLRLTPGHAATLRALERLYVAQDNVKELVSILDRETQVGQTPSAKVTAYLKLARLYLDRFQEPSRAAQCCESVLGLEAGNLTALMLLERIRVSDRVRRAELRARIAERVTDTRLSSALRILAAADQEKGPPSERTLEVYQRAFDADPSDARLAFGLERVLRQSGDTAGLSRMYGMRLAVTTDATEALELLLRAAELAEKNPDQEQAAALYLQALELQAQCLPALQGARRVALRRGDFATARTMMETEARASRDTKSAIEGFVAAAKLAAQKLNDPDGASALYRLALERDPLHPGAATGLEELLAQRGGSSDLAALHERRAEARLAQRDVEAAAAAYVTAARLHNVALGDRARALEVLEKALAAKPGFPDALETRGLLLLEAQQYAEAAQMLGQRVQQGGDPRVLAQHHLTLGALYQQHLNDPGRAAAHLQTALATLPRHPEALERLATVYAQGRNFGGAVDCLRRLLDQDLPNDARARFTVELARIHEEGLGDVASATALYKKALELTPGEPALVDRLVALYERQRNLPELAQMLEAQAAATASTDVKRAASLRMRVASFYAGPLTEPARATVIYRQLVEQDPQNLQARAALADLYGRDMASFPLAIEEHRQILRQDPARVDSLHALFKLWDAQKQQDKTFAVAAVLTFMRATNEVEQAFYSEARARQPQEPREALPAADVDTVLMHPAARGPLTDLLRAMGEHLGKVYPPQFEMLGVNPKQDKLKPDSAVFKAVRAVAQTFGVEEFEVYLARRGMLQPETTEPLSLCVGQDVVRRFNAREQKFLIGKAVLGLLNKTAVLSKLSQGETVDLFGNAIRVHAQQFNGLGRRNDEMTKQLKKAFNRKAMKASEGPAQTLSEQSKIDVATVVDALGFSADRAGLLVCGDPSVGLTMVLREDPNVVANRQDGTTDDILKAVRERADLKALLSWLLTDDFFRLRQRIGLSL
- a CDS encoding peptidoglycan recognition protein family protein; translated protein: MTVIGKEGANLHVQAMQGGKAYDGYVSQELVEHLSPSAPGFEESLAAKDWPAAAQHLSKLQRTEIDDLLKLCSASELAHLTLGVLSSKPGPYQRVSEAIARLNFAASIAGTQLWLAQSALESEQAKFQVKVIAREAWGALPPDKGKGWDEYPSNTHLPLTRIVVHHTADPLGQTVKDLESKERKAGYADMPYHFVIARNGEIYEGRRINIVGAHAGEFKNNKDITKDPDYGAIGIVLTGDFESRMENGWSPDKPTQAQLTSLQRLLSHLVWKYSLSPDSILKHSEVKRDGKPKVCPGEHLSSYVDLGKTVARQALKRLKAAEDEFQAAEQRASTLKLK
- a CDS encoding competence/damage-inducible protein A; translation: MERTGAAAIIIGNEVLTAKVKDENGPHLIQRLRELGIPLVSVETILDDVDAIVDAVSRARRKARYVFTSGGIGPTHDDVTVRAVALALGRPVVRLPEMVSAIQARAGTSPVTPESLRLADAPEGAVLLAQPGMWFPVLTVGDMFLLPGVPQLFRLQLETVLSRLSGTPVHLVNLYFNLGESALAAVLDRVALDMPHVAIGSYPVFDAAMDYRVKVTVEAPERAHVDDAVGRLLAGFPADSLVRRE